The nucleotide sequence GTGCGCATCAGCCACTCGTCGAGGCGCGGGTAGTACCCCGCCAGGAGCCCGACCGCGGTCCCCAGCACGGTCGTCGTGACCATGGTACCGAGCCCGACCACCAGGGAGATGCGCGTCCCGTACCAGAGGCGGGCCAGCACGTCGCGCCCGAAACTGTCGGTACCGAAGGGATGGGCCGCCGAGGGGGGCGCGAGGAAGTCGAGGCTCATGTCCGTCGGGGAACTTCCCGTCAGATATGGCCCGACCATCGCCGCGCCGCTGATCGCCCCGACCAAGACCAACCCAACCCACAGGGGGCTCGCCCTGCGAGCTTGCGCGCGTACAGCGGCGCCATCTTTCGCCACGTCCTCGACGGCTGCCAAGGCTTTCCCCCTCCGACGCCGTTCACGAATACCGGATGCGCGGGTCGGACCAGGCGTACAACAGGTCCACCAGCAAGTTGAGCAGCAGCACGCCCGTCGCCACCACCAGCATGCCGCCCTGCACCAGGGGATAGTCTCGTCGCATGACGGCCGACACCAGCAGATTGCCGAGCCCGGGAAGGCTGAAGACCATCTCCGTCACGAAAGCTCCCGCCACCACCAGCATGCCCGTGAAGCCGATGACGGTCACGATGGGTGGCATCGCCACTCTCAGCGCGTGCTTGACGATGACCACCCATTCCTTCAACCCCTTGGCGCGAGCCACCCGGATGTAATCCTCTCCCAGGACTTCGAGCAGGGTCGAGCGGGTCATGCGGGCAACCAGCGCCGCGTTGATGAAACCCAGCACGCAGCTGGGCAGCACCAGGTGCCGGAGCCACTGCGCCGGGTCTTCGGTCAGGGCCACGTAGCCGCCGCTCGGGAACCATCCCAGGCCGACGCTCAGCGCGTACATCAGGAGCAGGCCCAGCAGGAACTCCGGCGTCGAAAGCCCCAGCATGGAGACGAGGGTGAGCAGGGTGTCCAACCCTTTTCGCCGGGACAGGGCCACGGCGACTCCCGAAGGAACGCCGAGGAGCACGGCCACCGCCAGCGCCCCCAGGCCGAGGCTCAGGGTCACGGGCGCTCGCTCGGCGATGGCTTCGGTCACGGGGCGGTCCAGGAAGATGGACTCGCCCAGATCCCCGCGCACGGCCGCCAGGGCCCAACGCCCGAACCGCTCCGCGAACGGCCTGTCCAGGTGCAGCTGGGCCGCCATCTGAGCCCGTGCACCCGGCGACGCGTCGGGCCCCAGGATGGAGACCAGAGGATCCCCGGGTACCAGCACCATGATCCCGAACGAGACGAGCGCCACGGCCAGCCACATGGGAACGAAGGCCAGCACCCGCCGGGTCAGGAACCCCATCGCTCACCCTCACCTTGCCCCATCTCAGCCGCGCTGCACGTTCCAAAAGCGCGGCGTCACGTACCACGGCTCGTATCCCTGGACGTCCGTACGGGTGCCCTCGAGCCCGAAGAGGTCCCCCAGGCGGATGTTGGGCACCGTCTCATAGGCGAGGCGCTGGATGGTGTCGAGGATCTTCTTGCGCTCGGCTTGTGGCCGGTGCCTCATCACGGCGTCCAGTGCCTGGTCCATGCGGGGGTCGCTGTAGCCGTAGCCGTAGGACGCGCCGCTCAGCAGGCTCGCCCTGAGCTGGATCGGATCGAAGCTGAACGACCAGCCCGATTGGTTGATGTGCCACCCTTTGCGCGTCAGTGCTTTGCCGATCTGAGAGGGCCAGTCGGAAAACTCGAGCTTCACCTTGATCCCTACCTGGCTCAGCTGCGTGACCACGGCCAGGGTCGCCCGGTACATCCAGTCGTAGTCGCGGTTGGAGAGGAAGACGATCTCGCTCCCGTCGTACCCGGCCTCCTCCAGCAGCCGCTTTGCCTTCGCCGGGTCATGCTGGTTGTAGAGCTCTTGCGCGGCGACGGAGTGCCATGCCTTCTGTTCCGGGTAGAAGCGGGACGGCTGCAGGCGGTAGAAGGTGGCGTCGTTCATGGCCACCGTGCGCATGATGACCTCCATGTCGAGCGCGGCGAGCACCGCCTGGCGGAACTTCACGGCGTTGGTGGGCGCCTCCACGTGGTTGAACTCGAGCGCCGGCGCCCACTGGGGCTTGACCACATGCAGGGCGATGCCCTGGACCTGTTGGAGCGTGCTCCTGGCGCTGATGGGAAGGTTCTCGGCGTACTGGCACTCCCCGACTTGCAGCGCGGCCATGCGGGCGCCCGGCTCTTTCATGGGCGAGAACCGGATCTCGTCGAGCAACGCCGCCTTGTTTCCTGCGAACCCGCTCGGCGCCCCACCGGTCGGGACGTAGTAGGGGTTTTTCTTGAGCAGCACGTGGACGTCGGGCTTCCACTCGGCCAGCATGTACGGCCCGGTGCCGATGAGGTTGGGAATCTTGAGCTCGTCCGCACCGGCCGCCTCCACGATCTCTTTCGGCATGATGGCCTGCCACGTGATGGGGATGGCCATGATGCTGAGGAGTTCGTCCGGCGCTTTGAGAGCGATTCGTACCGCGTAGTCGTCGAGGACGCGAATGTCGTCGACGGATTCGAAGTAACCCTTGATGGCGGACTGCCGTACGATGCGCTCGAGCGAGGCCGCCACATCCTGGGCCCGCAGGGGCTGGCCGTTGTGGAACCGCACTCCCTTGCGGATGCGAAACGTATAGACCCGGTCGTCCGAGCTCACGTCCCACGACTCTGCGAGTACCGGCACGATCTGGCTGTAGTCGCCGGCGAAGGCGACGAGCGGCTCGAAGACGTGGACGGCGATCTGCTGGGTGGCCGACGCGGTCGTCTTGTGGGGGTCCAGCGTAGGTGGGTTGGTCTGCATCGCCGCGCGTAGCGTCTTGAGGCCGGCGGCGTGGGTGATGACGGAAAACGTCTTGGAGTACGGCGCGGCTGCAACGGCCGCACCGGCCAGGACGGCCGACTTCAAGAGCCTTCGCCGGTCGAAAGATGGGGTGCCCGTGGTTGTCATCGAAGCGCCTCCCCTTTCGAGATCTCGTACGGTACGGCTAAGGGAGTACCGGCTGCGAGGCTACCGGGCTCGGGCTTCGTCCAGGAGGACCGGGGTGCCCAGGCGAAGGGAGCGTTCGATCGCTTCCGCCTCCTGAACGGCCAGCAACGCGTCGGCCCCGTCGACGAGCGGCTTCCCCCCCTTCAGGACGGTCTCGACGAACGCCATGATCTCCTCCCGCACGTCCCCCTTCACTTGCCCGGCCAGAGTGGGCCCGTGGTGGACGTCGGGCGCGTCCGCCCCGTCGTCGGTGGCCACCAGGACGGACTGCCCGTGGTAGGTGCCGACGGTCGCCATGCCCCTGGTGCCCAGCACCTCCAGGCGCGCGTCCAGCTGGGTCACGGAGCGAGCCGGCAGCACCCAGGAATACTGCAACGTGGCGACCGCCCCGCTTTCGAACCGCAGGATCGCCGTCACGGCGTCGTCCATGTCCCGATCCCGCAGGCGCTTGCGTACCCGCTCCGCATAGACCCGCACGGGCCTCGAACCCGTGTACCAGTTGACCAGGTCGAGGTCGTGCACGGCGACGTGCATGGTGAGCGACGTCCCCGGCCGGTAACGGG is from Limnochorda sp. L945t and encodes:
- a CDS encoding ABC transporter substrate-binding protein codes for the protein MTTTGTPSFDRRRLLKSAVLAGAAVAAAPYSKTFSVITHAAGLKTLRAAMQTNPPTLDPHKTTASATQQIAVHVFEPLVAFAGDYSQIVPVLAESWDVSSDDRVYTFRIRKGVRFHNGQPLRAQDVAASLERIVRQSAIKGYFESVDDIRVLDDYAVRIALKAPDELLSIMAIPITWQAIMPKEIVEAAGADELKIPNLIGTGPYMLAEWKPDVHVLLKKNPYYVPTGGAPSGFAGNKAALLDEIRFSPMKEPGARMAALQVGECQYAENLPISARSTLQQVQGIALHVVKPQWAPALEFNHVEAPTNAVKFRQAVLAALDMEVIMRTVAMNDATFYRLQPSRFYPEQKAWHSVAAQELYNQHDPAKAKRLLEEAGYDGSEIVFLSNRDYDWMYRATLAVVTQLSQVGIKVKLEFSDWPSQIGKALTRKGWHINQSGWSFSFDPIQLRASLLSGASYGYGYSDPRMDQALDAVMRHRPQAERKKILDTIQRLAYETVPNIRLGDLFGLEGTRTDVQGYEPWYVTPRFWNVQRG
- a CDS encoding ABC transporter permease; the encoded protein is MGFLTRRVLAFVPMWLAVALVSFGIMVLVPGDPLVSILGPDASPGARAQMAAQLHLDRPFAERFGRWALAAVRGDLGESIFLDRPVTEAIAERAPVTLSLGLGALAVAVLLGVPSGVAVALSRRKGLDTLLTLVSMLGLSTPEFLLGLLLMYALSVGLGWFPSGGYVALTEDPAQWLRHLVLPSCVLGFINAALVARMTRSTLLEVLGEDYIRVARAKGLKEWVVIVKHALRVAMPPIVTVIGFTGMLVVAGAFVTEMVFSLPGLGNLLVSAVMRRDYPLVQGGMLVVATGVLLLNLLVDLLYAWSDPRIRYS
- a CDS encoding Gfo/Idh/MocA family protein, coding for MPQEPLRMGVVGVGLMGERHARVIARIRGCILAALADVDEERVRRIAGELGAAAYTDFHTMLREAELDAVSICLPDDRHLEAALAAAAAGKAILLEKPIATRVDEAVAIVEACRQAGVILQVGHLLRFDNRYASVKQAIDRGDLGEIVHITAHRNSPWTQGPSRYRPGTSLTMHVAVHDLDLVNWYTGSRPVRVYAERVRKRLRDRDMDDAVTAILRFESGAVATLQYSWVLPARSVTQLDARLEVLGTRGMATVGTYHGQSVLVATDDGADAPDVHHGPTLAGQVKGDVREEIMAFVETVLKGGKPLVDGADALLAVQEAEAIERSLRLGTPVLLDEARAR